Within Pseudomonadota bacterium, the genomic segment GGCCTTCAAAGTGCGCGCCGTGCGCCTGGATTCCGGGGATCTCACCCAATTGGCGCGCGAGAGTCGCCGGCGTCTGGATCGAGCGGGTTTGACACACGTCGGGATCATCGCCAGCGGTGGTCTGGACGAGTACGCTATCGAATCGATACTCAAGGCCGAGGCGCCGATTAACGGTTTCGGGGTCGGCACGCGGGTCAACACGGTGGCCGATGCCCCGAATCTGGAAGCGGCTTACAAACTGGTTTCCTACGCTGGGCAGGATCGCGGAAAACTGTCCACCGGAAAGGTGACCTACCCGGGGCGCAAACAAGTGTTTCGCCGGACAAGCGACGGCTTGTTTCAGGGCGATATAGTGGTCCGTTCGGGCGAACAACCGGCAGGAGAAGCCTTGCTTCACCACGTGATGGCTTACGGGCGTCGATTGCGCCTGGATCCCAAACCGCTGGATAGCGCGCGCAGTCGCCTGCAAGAACAGCTTGCCCAATTGTCACCGGAACTCAAAGCGCTCGCCCCCCCCGAACGGCCCTATCCGGTGACGATCAGCGAAAGCCTGCGCCGAGCACAGCGTCGTATCGAAAAACTCTATCAAGGCGTTGATTCGCCTGCCTCCGCTTAAGCGTCATGAACCCGCCGCGGCCACAAGCGAGCTTCTATCCTCTCCAGCCGCTTGTTTCGATCAAACTGCTTCAGGCGAAACTGTTTTATCTGTCCCAACCCCAATCCTATCCGGAGCCCACCGCTCAGGTTAAGGTCATCGAAACGCACATGTCGTGGGTATTTCTCACCGATGACCACGCCTACAAACTAAAAAAACCGGTGGCGACCGAATGGGTCGATTTCACGACGGTTTCCGGCCGCAAAGCCAACGCTGAACGCGAATTACAACTCAATCGCCGCTTGGCGCCGAACGTCTACCTGGGTCTTATCCCACTCACGCAAGATACCATTGGTCACTTTCGTCTCGACGGAGAGGGCGAAATTGTCGACTGGCTAGTGAAAATGCGGCGCTTACCGGGCCCACGGATGCTGGACTATGCCATTAGGCACGGAACGGTGACGGCGCAAGATATCGACCAGCTAGGGCATCACCTGGCTCGTTTCTACCACGCCGCTCAACCCCTAGAAATGGCGGCCAATGCTTACCGGGAGCGGCTCTCGAAGTCTGTCGTTCATAATCTTCGTCTGTTGAACCGCCATGACTTCGGATTGCACCCAGCCTACTTCAGGGGAATACATCATCGACTTCTCGATCAATTAGATGCGTATCCGGCACTATTCGCCGGGCGCGCGTCGGAACGACGAATCGTCGAAGGACACGGCGATTTACGCCCCGAGCATGTCTGCCTGACGACACCACCGGCGATATTCGATTGTCTGGAATTTAAACGTGATCTGCGAGTGCTCGACGCCGTCGATGAATTGGCGTATTTAGACCTTGAATGTGAACGTTTGGGCGAACACCGGATTGGCCCTCGTTTATTGACCATCTACCGCGAAAAAACGGGTGACCGCCCACCGAATCGGCTGATTCGTTTCTACAAGGCTTATCGCGCCTGTATCCGCGCCCGCCTCGCCGCATTTCATTTACTCGACGTGTCAGCTCAAGAACATAAAAAATGGCGCGATCGAACGTCGGTCTACCTGGAACTGGCCAATCGCTACGCTTGAGCCATCATCGGGATTGCGCCATCAGTTCCACCAGCGAACCGCCGCTGTGCATGCGCGCGATGGCATCCGCCAAGAGGGGGGCGACGTCCAAGGTTTCGATCTTGGCCATCACCACCGGATTCTCTAACTTGCTGGGTCTCACGGTATTCGTAACCACGATGCCGTCCAGCTCGCCTCCGGCCAATTGGGTGTTGGCTGCCGACATGAACAGGCCATGAGTCGCTGCGGCAAAGACTTTTTCGGCCCCCTGTTCGCGCAGCGCTTGCGCTGCCAAACGTAACGTGCCACCGGTGCTGATTAGATCGTCCAGAATGATCGCTTGTCGATGGTGTATTTCGCCCACGACCAACCCACCGGACAACTGACCACCACTGCGCTCTTTCTCCATGAATGCCAGTGGCACCGGGATTCCCAGCTCGGCTTCCAATCGGTCGCGAAAAGCCCGTGCACGTTTCATTCCGCCCGCGTCGGGGGAGACGACAACCGGTGCTTTGATCGCCGGCAGGTCGGCAAAATATCGAACGAAAAGGCCGGCCGCCAACAGGTGCTCGGTAGGACAACGAAAAGCATTCTGAAACGCCGCGATGTTGTGCACGTCCATCACGGCCACTCGGTCACAACCGACGGCCTCAAACAGCTGCGCGAGGTAACGGGTCGTGATCGGATCGCGGGTCTTGGTTTTTCGGTCTTTGCGGGCGTAGCACAAGTACGGAACCACCGCCGTGATGCGGCCGGCACCAGCGTCCCGAAGCGCCCCGAGAAAAAACAGCAAACGCACGAGTTTGTCATTCACCGTTTGGTGTTTATCTGCATAGAGCGAATGAACAACGTAGACGTCCCGGTCACGCACGTTTTCTAGTGGTCGGGTCTTGTGCTCTCCATCTTCGAAGTCCCGCTCTTCCAGGTTCGCCAGCGGCTGGTTCAGATGCCGGGCGATGGCGTGGCCCAACGCGGTTTCGGCCTTGGGCGCAAATACCAGTGCCGCGTGATCTTGAGCTTGATACATCCTCAACTCCCCTCGTCCATGGATGGCACGCCTTGACGTAGGTCAATAAGCTTTCTGACCCTGCGCCCGATTATTGTGCGGGGTGACGCCCAAATAAGGCAAAGCGCAGTTTCTCTATCGTCTCGACGATATGAAACAAGGAGCAGCGATATGGCACATAAGAAAGTCACGTTCCGGTCGGAGGCCAGACAAAAAATCCTCAAGGGGGCCAGTCAGTTGGCCGACGCGGTTAGGGTGACGCTCGGACCCAAATCCAAATCGGTGCTCATCCAACAACCCTGGGGTGACCCCATCGTCTGCAATGACGGCGTCACCATTGCCAAAGAATTCAGCTTGGCCGATCCGGAAGAGAATCTGGGGGCCCAAGTGCTGCGTCAAGCCGCGGTGCACACCGGTGAAGCGGTGGGCGATGGAACCAGTACGGCCACGGTTATTGCCCATGCGCTGTTTGCCGAAGGGGTAAGAAACGTGGTCGCCGGGGCCAGCGCCATCGACATCAAGCGGGGTATGGAACGCGGACTGTATGTTGCCAATGAAGCGCTTCGGGCAATCTCTCAAACCGTGAAGTCGCGAACTGAAAAATCCCAGGTCGCCACGGTTTCCGCTCACAATGATCCTGTCATCGGTGAATTGGTCGCCGACGCGATGGAGAAGGTTGGAGACGAGGGAGTGATTTCCGTCGAAGAATCGAAAACGACGGAAACCACGTTACAAGTGGTGGAAGGTATGCAGTTCGATCGCGGTTATCTCTCTCCGTATTTCGTCACCCAGCCGGAGAAAATGGAAGCGATACTCGAAGATGCCTACGTATTCCTCACCGATCGCAAGATCATCATCTTGCAGGATGTGATTCCACTCCTGGAGCAAATCGCCAAGACCGGACGGCCGGTGTTGTTTGTCGCTGATACCATCGAAGGCGAAGCCCTGGCAACGCTCATCGTCAATCAGTTGCGCGGTGTCCTGCACTGCGCCGCGGTCAAGGCACCCGGCTTCGGGGATCGGCGCAAAGACATGCTCCAGGATATGGCGGTCCTGACCGGGGGACAGGTGATCTCGGAGGATATCGGTCTGGACCTGAAAACCGCGACCTTGGATCAGTTAGGCCGCGCGGACCGTATCGTGGTCACGAGAGAAGACACGACCCTCATCGGCGGCCGCGGTGAACACAGCGCCATCGAAGCGCGCATGAATCAGATTCGCGCCCAGACCAAAGAAGTCACCAGCGACTACGACCGGGAAAAGCTCGAAGAGCGCTTGGCGAAACTGTCCGGTGGGGTGGCGGTGATTCGAGTCGGGGCACCGTCGGAAGCGGAAATGAAATCCCGCAAAGAGGCGCTGGATGATGCGATCAGCGCCACCAAAGCGGCGGTGGCCGAAGGCATTGTGCCCGGCGGTGGTTTGGCGTTAATCCGAACCGTAAAGGCCATCGAAGCCGAAGAGGCCAAAACGTCTGGTGACGAACGCACAGGATTGCAGATTCTAAAACGGGCGGTCCAATCGCCGGCGCGCCAAATAGCAGAAAATTCTTCCGTAGACGGTGGTGTTGTCGTGCAACGTATGCTGGAAAGCGAAGGCAACGTGGGGTATGACGCGGCCACGAATGAGTTTGTCGATATGGTTCAACGGGGGATTTTGGACCCGACCAAGGTTGTACGCACCGCGCTGGAAAACGCTGTTTCGGTCGCGAGCCTGTTACTTCTCACCGAAGCGACCATGACCGACCTTCCCGAGAAGAAAGACGCGACGACCCCACCGATGGTCGAAGGGGAGTTCGGATAATGTCCGCTCGTGGTGACAGCCGATCGAATGGTCGCGTGACGATGCCCGTTGCTGTCGTCACATTGCAACCCGGACGGTGTATGCTGAAAAATTAGCCTTGGCTGAGGCTCGCCTTGCCCGTCCGCCCGCAGCGCTTGATTGGCGGCGCACGCATCAGCGATTTCATTCAGCCCACCTTAGGAACGGACGAGGGTTAACCCAGCTTAATGTCGGCACGATCTTCCAGGCCCGCCTGCAAGGAAACGAACGTTCGTAAAGAGTCCGAGTTGGCTAGCACGGGCAGTGAATCGAACGCTCCGACTCACGACGAGTTCCGGCCGGACCATCCCGGCGTGGTGACGCTGTCCGCTACTGTACCGGGTCGTGTGCGCCTTCGCGTGCGGGGTCTGTTGGCAAATGCGGCGCTGAAGACAACCCTGGAAAACAAGCTCGCCGCGCACCCACAAATCCATCGGGTGCAGGTGCGCACCCGAACTGGCAATATCCTGGTGGAATTCGATCCCGGTCTGGGTTGGAGTGAAGTCACTCATATGGTCGCACGCTTTGCGGGGCTAGATGGTCCGACCACCGATTTACCGGCGGCGTCGATGGCGCCGGAGAACACGACCGAAGATCGGCCCCGTTCCCAGACCCAAAGCATCATGCCAATGGGGAGCGATACCGATTCCCCGGATCCATCGCCCAGTCAATGGTACGCCTGGCCGCTGGATCAGGTGGTGGTACGTCTCGGGACCGACGAGCAGATGGGTTTGAGTGACTCGGAAGCGGCCAATCGATTGGCGCGGTACGGACCTAACCGTTTGGGTGAGGCCAAAGCGCGATCGTCCGTGTCTATGTTAGCCGAGCAATTCACCTCGCTACCCGTTGGAATGTTGGCGGCTTCAGCGGTGATATCTCTGGCCACCGGCGGCCGTTTAGATGCGGCCGTGATTCTCGGCGTTGTGGCCATCAATGGCGGGATCGGCTATTTCACGGAACAACAGGCCGAAAAGACCATCAACGCTTTGAAGGAAGTTGCGCCGAAAAACGCTCGCGTGCGCCGTGAGGGCCGTCGACGCTCGGTTCCGGTTGAAGACCTGGTCTCGGGTGATGTCGTCGAATTGGGGCCAGGCGATCACGTTCCGGCCGATTTGCGACTGGTTTCCTCAGAACGGCTTGTGGTGGACGAATCGCCCCTGACCGGGGAGAGTGTGCCCACTTTCAAATCGATTACCGCTTTACCGTTGGATACCGCCTTGGCTGAACGCGCCAACATGGCATATATGGGCACGATGGTCACCGGTGGGAGCGGTACGGGCGTGGTGGCGGCGACCGGCGCGGTTACGGAGCTTGGAAAAATACAGGCCATGGTGGGACGTGCCCATGCGCCGGAAACGCCCATGCAACGCCAACTCGATGTCATGGGCTCTCAATTAGGCTTCATGAGCGCAGCAGTATGCGGCGGCGTGTTCGCCATCGGGCTGATGCGGGGCTACGGCTTGTTGGACATGTTGAAAATGTCCATCTCATTGGCAGTCGCGGCCATTCCGGAAGGTTTGACGGCCGTGGCGACCACCAGCTTAGCGCTGGGCATCCGCAAAATGCGCGCCGAACAAGTGGCCATACGCCACATCAATGCGGTGGAAACCTTGGGTGCGGTGCAGGTGTTTTGTCTCGATAAAACGGGCACGCTGACTTTGAACCGCATGACAGTTTGTGCGGTGCACCTGACCGATAAGACCCTAAGCCGTGAGGACGACGCGCTCACCGACGGTCGCGGACGTTACTCGCGCCAACAATCCTGGGCCCTTGACCGCCTTCTGACGGTCGGCGTGCTGTGCAGTGATACCGACTTACAAGATTCGCCAGACGGGCCGAAGCTGCATGGCTCACCGACAGAAAACGCCTTGGTACAGTTGGCACTGGATTCTGGAGTGGATGTGGCCGCGTTGCAGCGGCGTCATCCGAGGATCCAGTCTCAATACCGTTCCGAGGGGCGCCCCTACATGGTGACCGTTCACGACTCGGACGAAGGACCACGTTGGATTGCGCTGAAAGGCCGCCCGGCGGAAGTTCTGGATATGTGCTCGCATGCCGCCCGTGGCGGTGAGCTCATCCCACTGGACGATGAACGCCGGGCCGCGATCGTCGCTGGCAATGAGACGCTGGCGGGTGACGGGCTGCGCGTTTTAGGGTTGGCATGGGGCGAGGCGCCATCGAATGAAGATCCGCCTTCAAGTCCGAAAGATCTGGTATGGCTCGGTATGGTCGGTATGGCCGATCCACTGCGGCCGGGTATGGCGGAACTGATGGACGTGTTTCACGGTGCGGGCATTCGCACGGTGATGATCACCGGTGATCAAAGCGCGACCGCTTATGCGATCGGACGTCAGGTGCACATCGCCGATGATCGTCCGGTGCAGATTTTGGATTCCTCCAACCTCGATCGCTTGGATCCGGATGTCCTCGCCGGTTTGGTGAAAAAAACCGACGTCTTCGCTCGGGTGAGTCCGGCCCATAAGCTTCGGATTGTGCAAGCACTGCAAGATGCAGGGCAAATCGTCGCCATGACTGGTGACGGCATCAATGACGGTCCCGCCCTGAAGGCGGCTGATGTGGGCGTGGCGATGGGTGCGAACGGAACGGATGTGGCGCGGTCGGTGGCGGATGTCGTGTTAGAGGACGACAATCTCGAGACCATGACGGTCGCGGTCGCACAGGGGCGGACCATTTACCAAAATATTCGCAAAACGCTCCGTTTCTTGCTGTCCACTAACTTCAGTGAAATCGAGGTCATGTTGGCGGGGGTCACGCTGGGCATCGGTCAACCGCTCAACCCGATGCAGCTGCTCTGGATCAATCTGTTTACGGATATTTTCCCCGCCTTGGCACTCTCCATGGAATCACCGGAGCCCGACGTGTTGCTGCAAGCACCCCGAGATCCGGAAGAGCCCATCATTCGCCGAAGTGATCTGCTGGAAACGGCTGGCCAGTCAGCATTCATCACCGTGGGTGCCTTAGGTGCTTATCTCTATGGATTGCGGCGCTATGGCCCGGGTGCAGGCGCCAGCACCCAAGCATTCGATACCATCACCGTCGCTCAATTGTTGCAATCGCTCAGCTGCCGGTCCGAACACTATGGCTTGTTCGTTCCCGGTGATCGCCCGCGTAATCCCTACCTCGACTGGGCAGTGGGTGGAACCCTGGCAGTACAGGTGCTCTCGGGCTGGGTACCGGGATTGCGCCGTCTTTTGGGAACCGCGCCGCGGAGCTTGGGTGATTATTTCGTCGTCGCGGCCTGTGCCGGCGGTCCCCTGTTGATCAACGAATCCGTGAAGCGCTGGCGCGCGATGGATCATCCGGTCGGAATCGGTTCGGCTTCAGCGACTACGCCGACCTCGGAGCAGCTCACATGAGACGTCGTTTTATCTTCACCTCCGAATCCGTGACCCGCGGTCACCCCGATAAGCTTTGCGATCAGATCAGCGATGCCGTGGTTGACCAGTACCTGGCGGAAGATCGTCATTCCCGGGTTGTCGCCGAATGCGCCGTTGCGAGTGGCATTCTGTTTCTGGCGGTACGGTTTCGCTCCGCAGCCCAAGTCGACTTGCCCAATGTGGCCCGGTCAGTCATTGAGGATGCGGGATATCTCAGTGGGGGCTTCAACGCCCAGGACTGCACCATCATGACATCCATGCAGGAACTCCCCGCCAGCGGCGTGGAGGCCCCGGATCCGGCCAGTCTTGTGGCCGGTAATCAAGTGACCGTATTTGGCTTTGCTTGTAATCAAACGCCCGCTTTGGTCCCGTTACCGATCTGGTTGGCCAATCGTCTCGCGCGGTCGATGGATCTGGCGCGGATGGAGGGCCGGGCGCCGGGTTTGGCCCCGGATGGCCAAACGCAGGTGAGCGTGCAATTTGAGGATGGCATCCCACAGCGCATCCACAGTCTGACGTTGGTAACCAGCCAAAAAGAGGCAGCCAAACTGAGCGGCGATACGTTGCGCGACATGCTGATGGAGGAAGTCATACTCCCCGTTTTTCGGGAGGAATCGATCCGGCCGGACAATAAGACCATTATCAACGTCAATCCCGCGGGGCCGGTGATCGGTGGCGGACCGGAAATCCATGCCGGCCTCACGGGCCGAAAAAACGGCATCGACACCTACGGCGATTTTTCCCGACATAGCGGTGCAGCGCTAAGCGGTAAAGATCCTTTCCGTATTGACCGGGCGGGTGCTTACGCCGCACGCCATGCGGCGTTCAATGTGGTGGCCGCAGGCTTGGCCCGTCAGTGCGAAGTGGCGGTTAGTTACAGCATCGGCGCGGTCAATCCGATGAGCGTTCAGGTCGAAACCTTGGGGTCAGGGGTGGTTTCCGATGAACAGCTGTCGAAATGGGTGGAGGCCGAATTCGATTTTCGTCCCGGCGCGATCATTCAAAACTTGGGCTTACAAGATCTATCTGCGGAACGTGGCGGGGTGTTTTTCCGACAGCTTGCCATCTACGGCCACTTCGGGCGGCCCGAGCTTAATCTGCCATGGGAACAACCCGATCGAGTAGAACGGCTCAAGGCAGCGAGCACTTAGACCAGATCAGACTCGGTGGCGTCGGGTTTAACCCGGTTCGGTTGATCCAATAGTCCGATTGCATACCACAGCAGCGTGGCGGCTGGCGGAAGCACTTCGCCCCGCGCCAGTTGAACCGAGCTCAAAGAAAGAAGCATCGTGAACGCTGCAGGTTTGTAGTCCACCATCTGGCTCAGCGATTGAGCAAACGCCAAGGGGTTGCTCGGCAAGGCGTCGCCGAACGGTTCAAATGTTTCGGTAGGATGGAGCCGGAACCAACCGTCTTCCAAGGCGACACGCTGCAAGTATTCAAAACCAAACGGTTGCTGGTGGACCAGCAGCACCGTTGCGGTAACCGGATTTCCGCGATAGGCCACAATGCCGGGTAATTGGGTAATCCACTCGCCCAAACGAACGAAAAACTCCCGATCCTTGCGTTTGCCGGGTAAACGAAAACGCAAGCGACCGGTCGTCTGATGGACGACCCAGGCGTCCAAAAGAGACGATGCAACGGTCACTTGTCAGAAGACTCCGCCGCGTCAGCCGTCGTCACGGTCGTTGCCTCGGCGAGCCCCGATTCTCGCTTTGCGAGTTCGACCTTGGCCTCTGCCACGAAATCTTCCATGACTTCCTGCAGTTCCACCAAGGTTTCCAGGCCCTTTTCATAAAGCACGTTTCCGGATCGGGCGGCAGCGCGGGCCGAAGGGCGGGAGAGTTTAGATAGCACCGGTACGACGACAGGAGCCACCGCAATCACCCCCAATCCGATCGCGACACCCTTGACGACATCGCTCTTTGTCAGTTTTTCGAACACCGCCACGATAGTTCTCCAAAGTCGCACGTTTCATTGTTGTCATCTCGCCCGACTGGCGGCGATGGCAACAGAAGCACCAAGCCAAGCTGCCAATACCGATCTCGCCACCACACGGGGAAATCACATCACCGCACAAAAGAATACATCATGGTCCTAGGAAA encodes:
- a CDS encoding ribose-phosphate pyrophosphokinase codes for the protein MYQAQDHAALVFAPKAETALGHAIARHLNQPLANLEERDFEDGEHKTRPLENVRDRDVYVVHSLYADKHQTVNDKLVRLLFFLGALRDAGAGRITAVVPYLCYARKDRKTKTRDPITTRYLAQLFEAVGCDRVAVMDVHNIAAFQNAFRCPTEHLLAAGLFVRYFADLPAIKAPVVVSPDAGGMKRARAFRDRLEAELGIPVPLAFMEKERSGGQLSGGLVVGEIHHRQAIILDDLISTGGTLRLAAQALREQGAEKVFAAATHGLFMSAANTQLAGGELDGIVVTNTVRPSKLENPVVMAKIETLDVAPLLADAIARMHSGGSLVELMAQSR
- the groL gene encoding chaperonin GroEL (60 kDa chaperone family; promotes refolding of misfolded polypeptides especially under stressful conditions; forms two stacked rings of heptamers to form a barrel-shaped 14mer; ends can be capped by GroES; misfolded proteins enter the barrel where they are refolded when GroES binds), with translation MAHKKVTFRSEARQKILKGASQLADAVRVTLGPKSKSVLIQQPWGDPIVCNDGVTIAKEFSLADPEENLGAQVLRQAAVHTGEAVGDGTSTATVIAHALFAEGVRNVVAGASAIDIKRGMERGLYVANEALRAISQTVKSRTEKSQVATVSAHNDPVIGELVADAMEKVGDEGVISVEESKTTETTLQVVEGMQFDRGYLSPYFVTQPEKMEAILEDAYVFLTDRKIIILQDVIPLLEQIAKTGRPVLFVADTIEGEALATLIVNQLRGVLHCAAVKAPGFGDRRKDMLQDMAVLTGGQVISEDIGLDLKTATLDQLGRADRIVVTREDTTLIGGRGEHSAIEARMNQIRAQTKEVTSDYDREKLEERLAKLSGGVAVIRVGAPSEAEMKSRKEALDDAISATKAAVAEGIVPGGGLALIRTVKAIEAEEAKTSGDERTGLQILKRAVQSPARQIAENSSVDGGVVVQRMLESEGNVGYDAATNEFVDMVQRGILDPTKVVRTALENAVSVASLLLLTEATMTDLPEKKDATTPPMVEGEFG
- the metK gene encoding methionine adenosyltransferase, encoding MRRRFIFTSESVTRGHPDKLCDQISDAVVDQYLAEDRHSRVVAECAVASGILFLAVRFRSAAQVDLPNVARSVIEDAGYLSGGFNAQDCTIMTSMQELPASGVEAPDPASLVAGNQVTVFGFACNQTPALVPLPIWLANRLARSMDLARMEGRAPGLAPDGQTQVSVQFEDGIPQRIHSLTLVTSQKEAAKLSGDTLRDMLMEEVILPVFREESIRPDNKTIINVNPAGPVIGGGPEIHAGLTGRKNGIDTYGDFSRHSGAALSGKDPFRIDRAGAYAARHAAFNVVAAGLARQCEVAVSYSIGAVNPMSVQVETLGSGVVSDEQLSKWVEAEFDFRPGAIIQNLGLQDLSAERGGVFFRQLAIYGHFGRPELNLPWEQPDRVERLKAAST
- a CDS encoding DUF5132 domain-containing protein; translation: MAVFEKLTKSDVVKGVAIGLGVIAVAPVVVPVLSKLSRPSARAAARSGNVLYEKGLETLVELQEVMEDFVAEAKVELAKRESGLAEATTVTTADAAESSDK
- a CDS encoding HAD-IC family P-type ATPase, encoding MASTGSESNAPTHDEFRPDHPGVVTLSATVPGRVRLRVRGLLANAALKTTLENKLAAHPQIHRVQVRTRTGNILVEFDPGLGWSEVTHMVARFAGLDGPTTDLPAASMAPENTTEDRPRSQTQSIMPMGSDTDSPDPSPSQWYAWPLDQVVVRLGTDEQMGLSDSEAANRLARYGPNRLGEAKARSSVSMLAEQFTSLPVGMLAASAVISLATGGRLDAAVILGVVAINGGIGYFTEQQAEKTINALKEVAPKNARVRREGRRRSVPVEDLVSGDVVELGPGDHVPADLRLVSSERLVVDESPLTGESVPTFKSITALPLDTALAERANMAYMGTMVTGGSGTGVVAATGAVTELGKIQAMVGRAHAPETPMQRQLDVMGSQLGFMSAAVCGGVFAIGLMRGYGLLDMLKMSISLAVAAIPEGLTAVATTSLALGIRKMRAEQVAIRHINAVETLGAVQVFCLDKTGTLTLNRMTVCAVHLTDKTLSREDDALTDGRGRYSRQQSWALDRLLTVGVLCSDTDLQDSPDGPKLHGSPTENALVQLALDSGVDVAALQRRHPRIQSQYRSEGRPYMVTVHDSDEGPRWIALKGRPAEVLDMCSHAARGGELIPLDDERRAAIVAGNETLAGDGLRVLGLAWGEAPSNEDPPSSPKDLVWLGMVGMADPLRPGMAELMDVFHGAGIRTVMITGDQSATAYAIGRQVHIADDRPVQILDSSNLDRLDPDVLAGLVKKTDVFARVSPAHKLRIVQALQDAGQIVAMTGDGINDGPALKAADVGVAMGANGTDVARSVADVVLEDDNLETMTVAVAQGRTIYQNIRKTLRFLLSTNFSEIEVMLAGVTLGIGQPLNPMQLLWINLFTDIFPALALSMESPEPDVLLQAPRDPEEPIIRRSDLLETAGQSAFITVGALGAYLYGLRRYGPGAGASTQAFDTITVAQLLQSLSCRSEHYGLFVPGDRPRNPYLDWAVGGTLAVQVLSGWVPGLRRLLGTAPRSLGDYFVVAACAGGPLLINESVKRWRAMDHPVGIGSASATTPTSEQLT